CTTGACGCCCACTGCGTCCGAGGAGTGGTCGGAGGCTGTGATCCGCAGCCTCAGCCGGACGACCTCGTCCACCGGCCGCTTCTTCTTCGACCAGGGGCCAGCGACCAACTCCAACCTGTCTGCGGCGGCGGACTCGACAACCGGCAGTACACCACCGGAGGAGGAGAATGACAAGCCGGCGGCGCTGTCCAAGAAGGAGAAGCCAGGAGATGGTGGCAAGTCGCTGGTGGTGGAGGAGAGCGTGGCGGTGCCAGTGGAGTCGGCGGACCCGTACGGGGACTTCCTGTCGTCCATGGAGGAGATGGTGGCCGCGCACCAGCTGCGCGGCTGGGacgcgctggaggagctgctggtaTGGTACCTACGGGTGAACGCCAAGCACCACCACCCGCTCATCGTCAGCGCCTTCGTCGACCTGCTCGTCCGCCTCACCGCCAGCGCCACGGCAAACACCTCGACGACGACAGGGACGATGACGTCGAGTAGTAGCACCAGCAGCtcgagcagcagcacgagcagcaCGAGTACTACTAGTAGCAGCACGAGCACGAGTACTGGTGGCGATGGTGTGGTTGTTAGTGCTACATCAGCAACGGGACAATGCGACGGCGGGAATGAAGCTTGTGCGTCTTGCTCGTCGTCTTCTTCGTGCGCCCCGCGTGACGACGACGAGGCCAGTCGTGGGGAAGACTAGCCACTCCACTAATCATAGATTAGACCGACAATCGGGAACTAGTAATCTGCATGCATGTGATTTTGGCTTTTGGATTCCGGGCTAATCAAGCAACTAagaagtttttctttttttttgtggcGGGGAAGCAACCGAGCTGTTCATTGATGCACTCGTGCTTGTTCGTATGCACTTTTCTTTTCTTGATTGATTAACGATCCCATGAGTCGCTGGGTTAAGAAAACACTTTAATTTGGAGCGAGCACATGCCAAACCGGTGACCGACGTGATCTGGTTTCGTCGATCTCGATGACACCAACTAGCAATGCATAATGGCTTGCGTGCACAGTGCTGAACAGTACATGGAAAGCCATGATTTCTGCGAGAAACCGACCGCTAGCCAGCGACCACCATGACGAGTCATACTCGTCGTCGAGAGCGATGCTCGGGTTCAATGCGACCAGGGAGCAGTGTTTCCCCCCTGCTCGGCTGCTCCTTCATCAATGCATGCGTGCGTGTACACAAGCTGCACGCCGCAGAACTGGACCTCAGAGCAAGTATAATAATAGTGAGCTCCATGAAGACCTTCTTTTTTTATTGAAAATACATTTTCAACACTTCAAATAAAAGTCTGAAAAAAACATACACGGGTAAGGCGGACGCCTACAACAGACAATGTATTCATCCACGGATGCGTTCACAGACAGTGATACGGAAGCCGGCCATCCAACCTTGTCTGTATACATTTTAAGTGAAATTTGAACAAACCGAATGGTTTTCAGGCAAAACGGATGATTTTCATTTAAATCAGTCCGTATTCattacatttttgacatattttgtAAAACAAAAGCAGCCG
The Triticum aestivum cultivar Chinese Spring unplaced genomic scaffold, IWGSC CS RefSeq v2.1 scaffold22798, whole genome shotgun sequence DNA segment above includes these coding regions:
- the LOC123172692 gene encoding transcription repressor OFP13-like, whose amino-acid sequence is MGKKGALTSIFSRSSSLASDSSTPAVIPWPWPSCRDPQTDSFRAAEEPCATAAGGSRCGPVAARHRKLVGGPAEMYKTVNSVYIDPDDGESFSCLSTEEEEETVVVEDDGFLTPTASEEWSEAVIRSLSRTTSSTGRFFFDQGPATNSNLSAAADSTTGSTPPEEENDKPAALSKKEKPGDGGKSLVVEESVAVPVESADPYGDFLSSMEEMVAAHQLRGWDALEELLVWYLRVNAKHHHPLIVSAFVDLLVRLTASATANTSTTTGTMTSSSSTSSSSSSTSSTSTTSSSTSTSTGGDGVVVSATSATGQCDGGNEACASCSSSSSCAPRDDDEASRGED